One Lycium barbarum isolate Lr01 chromosome 5, ASM1917538v2, whole genome shotgun sequence genomic window carries:
- the LOC132642201 gene encoding putative FBD-associated F-box protein At5g56390, with the protein MLPLSRNGLMDLSIENQNSGNAPYKLPSYVYGVGLESLVLSNCIFRPPCSFRGFHKLKRLHLMQVSFELDVATSSLWMPNLERLSLTLCSGLRFLNIYAPKLLSLTLLACGTDPLNMGPCMDSEKLQIFSIVSLNRQDKAVKLTDLLSSWPNLSLLILGRYFLKIHPQAESLPTRLTRLRYLYLWDYDFDSKDQLFALLSILRSSPNLKTLQFLMWGQMKKGDMEVDVNNFQEPDYGTQRLNNFQTLQINSFCGSRAELLFIRFILASAPLLRKAVLLIDTSVSESQSLKISKELMQFPRASPKPEIIFEPWSIERARLV; encoded by the exons ATGCTACCGTTGTCAAGAAACGGTCTCATGGATCTCTCTATTGAGAATCAGAACAGTGGCAATGCCCCTTATAAATTGCCTTCCTATGTGTACGGTGTGGGACTAGAAAGTTTGGTCCTGTCGAACTGCATTTTCAGGCCGCCGTGCAGTTTTAGGGGTTTCCACAAGCTCAAACGGCTTCACCTTATGCAGGTTTCCTTTGAATTAGACGTTGCAACTTCTTCCCTCTGGATGCCAAACCTTGAGAGACTAAGCTTAACACTCTGTAGTGGTCTTCGTTTCTTGAATATATATGCACCAAAACTTCTTTCGTTAACTCTCCTTGCATGTGGCACCGACCCACTAAACATGGGTCCTTGCATGGACTCTGAGAAGTTGCAAATATTTTCCATTGTATCACTAAATAGACAAGATAAAGCAGTGAAATTGACAGATCTTCTCAGCAGCTGGCCTAACCTTAGTTTACTTATATTGGGCAGATACTTCCTCAAG ATACATCCTCAAGCAGAGAGTCTTCCCACGCGCCTCACTAGATTGAGATATCTCTATCTTTGGGATTATGATTTTGACAGTAAAGATCAATTATTTGCCCTTCTAAGCATTCTTAGAAGTTCTCCCAATTTGAAGACACTTCAATTTCTT ATGTGGGGCCAGATGAAGAAAGGTGACATGGAAGTGGATGTAAATAATTTTCAAGAACCAGACTACGGGACTCAACGACTCAATAACTTTCAAACATTGCAAATAAATAGCTTCTGTGGTTCAAGAGCTGAATTGCTTTTTATAAGGTTTATACTTGCCTCCGCCCCTCTACTCCGGAAGGCCGTCCTTTTGATAGATACAAGTGTTAGTGAAAGCCAATCCTTGAAGATCTCCAAAGAGTTGATGCAGTTCCCTCGGGCATCTCCTAAACCAGAAATAATATTCGAACCATGGTCAATAGAACGAGCCAGGCTAGTATAA